A DNA window from Gemmatimonadaceae bacterium contains the following coding sequences:
- a CDS encoding competence protein CoiA family protein produces the protein MPPVGLLWVLVDGTPRHVSEFASLPARRRPRAACPQCNRRLTLKLGAVRRHHAAHHPGAVCASTNPETALHLDCKLALASTLRRAGAGDASLSIAECCAGTRGAACGERREGVWVSGWNEVLIERRVGNARRPDLVLVRDGVPLAAIEVVVTNAVSPEKARALVELRVPWIEVRATEVLASPGGWSIGEALSVERVSECDPWRCPAHAAEHTADVAAIVAQRQAAREAERHASILRAARVVDLYHPRGVRERFIYRVDELLLDGRTESLRLRRGGADVSILPAGSDGAARAAWTRLRLAFAADVERFLRGEGSFSDSPMRWAVRDAAENLVYEALGDRVGRDPTPLATRYPRRWFYSTKVERGFLPEDMRDVRWDRPSPDAFAAHPASARARSAVQERPAPEGSWSTPVFSSRPIGAMFAAGGFTVASEDDGISVVDVAPSAGARRVIVVLEREPRPPHVESLASRLAAESTEAIWISHPSDWCEALSGFAWAPAGRDWHGRGGIVVDGLGVFRADQFARALAKRDRRLRTESIVERMRERVERIRSNRAGTTRSS, from the coding sequence ATGCCTCCCGTCGGGCTTCTTTGGGTTCTCGTTGACGGAACGCCGCGCCACGTCTCCGAGTTCGCGTCGCTGCCGGCGCGCCGGCGTCCGCGCGCCGCGTGCCCGCAGTGCAACCGGCGGCTGACCCTCAAGCTCGGCGCCGTACGACGACATCATGCGGCCCACCATCCGGGCGCCGTGTGCGCGTCGACGAATCCGGAAACCGCCCTCCATCTCGACTGCAAGCTCGCCCTCGCGTCGACGCTCCGACGCGCCGGGGCCGGCGACGCGAGTCTTTCGATCGCCGAATGCTGCGCGGGCACGAGGGGCGCCGCGTGCGGCGAGCGACGTGAAGGCGTTTGGGTGAGTGGATGGAACGAGGTCCTCATCGAGCGCCGAGTCGGCAACGCGCGGCGGCCGGACTTGGTTCTGGTGCGAGACGGTGTGCCGCTCGCCGCGATCGAAGTCGTCGTCACGAATGCCGTGTCGCCCGAGAAGGCGCGGGCACTCGTGGAACTGCGCGTGCCGTGGATCGAGGTGCGGGCGACGGAAGTCTTGGCGTCACCCGGCGGCTGGTCGATCGGCGAGGCACTGTCGGTGGAGCGGGTGAGCGAGTGCGACCCATGGCGGTGCCCGGCGCATGCCGCCGAGCACACGGCCGACGTCGCCGCGATCGTCGCCCAGCGCCAGGCGGCGCGCGAGGCCGAGCGTCACGCGTCGATCCTTCGCGCGGCCCGCGTGGTCGATCTCTATCACCCGCGCGGCGTGCGTGAGCGTTTCATTTATCGCGTGGACGAGTTGCTGCTGGATGGCCGGACGGAATCGCTTCGGCTGCGCCGAGGAGGCGCCGACGTGAGCATTCTGCCGGCCGGCTCAGATGGCGCCGCCCGTGCTGCGTGGACGAGGTTGCGCCTCGCATTCGCCGCCGACGTCGAGCGATTCCTGCGCGGCGAGGGGTCGTTCTCCGACAGCCCGATGCGATGGGCGGTCCGCGACGCCGCGGAAAACCTCGTCTACGAAGCACTCGGCGATCGCGTGGGCCGTGATCCGACGCCACTCGCGACTCGTTACCCGAGGCGCTGGTTCTACTCGACGAAGGTCGAACGGGGGTTCCTCCCCGAGGACATGCGCGACGTCCGCTGGGATCGCCCGTCGCCGGACGCATTTGCCGCGCACCCCGCGTCGGCGCGCGCGCGCTCCGCCGTGCAGGAGCGGCCTGCGCCCGAAGGGAGCTGGTCGACGCCCGTGTTCTCGAGCCGCCCGATCGGCGCGATGTTCGCCGCGGGTGGGTTCACGGTCGCGAGCGAGGACGACGGCATCTCCGTCGTCGACGTCGCGCCGTCCGCCGGCGCGCGGCGGGTGATCGTCGTCCTCGAGCGAGAGCCGCGTCCCCCACACGTCGAGTCGCTCGCCTCGCGACTCGCCGCCGAATCGACGGAGGCGATCTGGATCTCGCATCCGTCGGATTGGTGCGAGGCCCTCTCCGGCTTCGCGTGGGCCCCCGCCGGCCGCGATTGGCACGGACGG